TAAAAAGCAAAATCAGAATTTGGTGCAGCTTTTTTTGCATAATAATCAAATTTAGTATTAAATCTCCACTGTGTTTCTTTACCATTCACTACCGGCCATCTTAAGCCTCTTACTTGATGATAGGTATCAAAATCAGCCAAGTCGTGTCCATGCCCTAAACCAAATTTGCGATATTCTTCCCAAAGATATTTTTGTATAAAAAAGCCATATCCTTTGAATTCTTTTCCATCACTACCTTGGATTTTTCTCTCATCTCCATTTACTTCGCTATTATCAAAACCTTTGGCAATATTATCATTGGCTTTAAATTCCATCGCTTCTTTATTGGCAAATAAAACATCAAAAAGCGTATCATCCTCACTATAACCCATAGCTTTTGCTTCTTCTAGCACGCTTGGTAAAGTAAGTTTTTCATCTACCTTTTGCTCTTTCCAAACTTCTTTTAATTTAAAGCGTTTTGAAAATTCCATAATCTGCCAAGTATCACTCATCGCAGCACCCACAGGTAAAACTTGTTGTTTCCAATGCTGCGTTCTTCTTTCAGCATTTCCATAAGCTCCCCATTTTTCATAAATCATAGCACTTGGTAAAATAAGATCAGCTACTTTTGCACTAATTCCAGGATAACAATCACTCACAACAATAAAATTATCCATTTCTCTAGCTGCTTTTATCCAGTGATTTGCATTTGCAGTATTTTGCCAAGGATTATTCACTTGTACCCAAGCAAATTTAATTTTTCCATCTTCTAAATCTCTCATAATGCCAAGATAAGGAGAACCTGGTTTTGGATTGATGGTTTTACTAGGAATTTTCCAAATTTTTTCAGAAATTTCTCTGTGCTTAGGATTTGCTACAACCATATCAGCAGGCAAGCGGTGAGAAAAAGTTCCTACTTCTCTAGCCGTTCCACAAGCACTTGGCTGTCCAGTTAAAGAAAAAGCGCCGCTACCTGGTTTTGCTTGTTTACCAAGTAAAAAATGCACCATATAAGCTTGTTCATTTACCCATGTTCCACGCGTATGTTGGTTAAAACCCATAGTCCAGAAAGTTACAACTTTACGATTTTTCTCTATATATAAGTTCACTAATTCTTTAAGCTTTTTCTTAAAATCTTCTAAAGATTCATTATCGTCACCCTTGGCTACTTTTGCAGTATATTCAAGCGTATAAGGAGCTAAACCTTTTTTAAATTCCTCAAAAGAAATTTCCCAATTTTTATCTGCTACACCTTGATGTTTCATTTCAAATTTATCACCTGCTTTAACACCAAGATAAGATAAGGCCGTGGCCTCTTCCTCATCAAGCACAATAGCATTTTCTTTTACAACTGTATCTTTTTCGCTCTCTTTAAAGCTAGGATGGTTAGAATTGCTTCTCATGCCATATCCAATATCTGCATAACCTGTCGCAAACACACAATGCTCTTTGATAAATTTTTCATCCATAGCTTCAGGATGATTATAAACAATTTCCCTTGCTATGTAATTCCAAATAGCTAAATCCGTATTTGGTTTGAAAATGATTTCCATATCTGCGATATTTGAAGTTCTATTAGAAAAAGTACTTAAATTAATTATTTTAACTTTATCTAAATTGCTTAATTTTCTATCACTTACTCTTGACCAAAGAATTGGATGCATTTCAGCCATATTTGCACCCCAAGTGATAATAGTATCAGTAAGCTCTATATCATCGTAACAACCAGAAGGCTCATCCACGCCAAAAGTTTGCATAAAACCAACCACAGCAGAAGCCATACAATGTCTTGCATTTGGATCAATATTGTTTGTTCTAAAACCTGCTTTAGCAAGTTTTACAGCAGCATAACCTTCTTGGATAGTGTATTGTCCGCTACCAAAAA
This genomic interval from Campylobacter sp. CCS1377 contains the following:
- the napA gene encoding periplasmic nitrate reductase subunit alpha, whose amino-acid sequence is MNRRDFIKNTAIASAASVAGLSIPSFATSEEQWQWDKSVCRFCGTGCGIMVARKNGKIVAVKGDPAAPVNRGLNCIKGYFNAKIMYGEDRLVMPLLRVNEQGEFDKKGKFKQVSWKRAFDEMEKQFKKAYGELGVSGVGIFGSGQYTIQEGYAAVKLAKAGFRTNNIDPNARHCMASAVVGFMQTFGVDEPSGCYDDIELTDTIITWGANMAEMHPILWSRVSDRKLSNLDKVKIINLSTFSNRTSNIADMEIIFKPNTDLAIWNYIAREIVYNHPEAMDEKFIKEHCVFATGYADIGYGMRSNSNHPSFKESEKDTVVKENAIVLDEEEATALSYLGVKAGDKFEMKHQGVADKNWEISFEEFKKGLAPYTLEYTAKVAKGDDNESLEDFKKKLKELVNLYIEKNRKVVTFWTMGFNQHTRGTWVNEQAYMVHFLLGKQAKPGSGAFSLTGQPSACGTAREVGTFSHRLPADMVVANPKHREISEKIWKIPSKTINPKPGSPYLGIMRDLEDGKIKFAWVQVNNPWQNTANANHWIKAAREMDNFIVVSDCYPGISAKVADLILPSAMIYEKWGAYGNAERRTQHWKQQVLPVGAAMSDTWQIMEFSKRFKLKEVWKEQKVDEKLTLPSVLEEAKAMGYSEDDTLFDVLFANKEAMEFKANDNIAKGFDNSEVNGDERKIQGSDGKEFKGYGFFIQKYLWEEYRKFGLGHGHDLADFDTYHQVRGLRWPVVNGKETQWRFNTKFDYYAKKAAPNSDFAFYGDFNKSLTNGDLKAPKDEKEHSIKNKAKIFFRPFMKAPERPSEEYPFWLATGRVLEHWHSGTMTMRVPELFRAVPEALCYISEKDSEKLGLNQGDLVWVESRRGKVKARVDMRGRNKPPAGLVYVPWFDENVYINKVTLDATCPLSKQTDFKKCAVKIYKA